The window TCGTCCACATGGCTTCGCATCATGCCGATGGGAAACCCTTTCCGGCAGAGCAGGCCGACATCGATGCCGCGGTCGTCATTGCCGTCGATCACCATGACATGCCGGAAAGGAGTTCCGTTGACAGCGGGAATGATCAGCTCATTGAACTCCCGCAACGCGGGACGGCTTTCCACCTCCACCACCCCGATAACATCTGCGTCGAGGTCGGACAGCACCCGGGCCGTGTTGCGCATGGAGCTTTCGTCGATCGGCTCATTGCGCAGCTCGAGCGAGCCCACCCAGTCGGCGCGTGCATCGGCGATGATCTCGAGTCCGCCGCCGCGTGGCCGCTTGAGCAATCCTCCGCGGTTGCGCCTGAGGATGACAAAGGGGCCCGTGTCGGCCTTCTCCAGCCCGAGATCGATCATGAGTTTGACCATCTCTCGCTTCGCCGCGGTGGAGTAGGAAAACTCGCCAAGCAGCGCATTCAATTTGGCGAACCTGGTGAGAATGGGCTTTCCCTCGCTCCACGTGTCGCCGTTCATGGCCTTGGCGCGATCGAACAGGTTCTCCAGATTAAACGCGGCCAGCCTCATGGGGCGTCTCCTCAATTTGCAGGATGCATCAAGTGAACCGATCATCGGTGCTTTGTGTGAAACCTGATTTACGCCGGCGCGGGATGCAAGGGGGCAATCCGACCAGCGTCGTCTGAGTTTCTCTCGTTGCCTGATTGATTGCGCCTGATTCTCGATGTGGCGGCGTTTAATGGGCGATCAGCCCTGTCACGTCCTCGCTCATGTGGGTCAGATGTCGATTGAAACTGCCGCTGCTATCACGCGGGTCTTCGGCCCGTGTCAAATTGTCCAGTGGAATGCGCGTGACGCCAGTCTGCTGCAGGAATTGCTCCTGATGGGATGCGATGCCCATGCGGTCGGTCAGGGCTCATTCGATCATCCCCGCTGGATTTCACGCCAGGGTGGGGTGGCTGTTCCGGACAAACCTGTCGCTGTCGTCGAGGTTGTCGCCGATCAGGACACGATCTTCTTGATCGATACCCTTGCAACGTCCGATCATCTCCAAAACCTCTTTCTCATCGGTCCCGGCTTTTCCGGCATCCGCAAACCGCTTGAAGACCAGCTGTTCGCGCGGGGATGGCGCCGCCATCCGGCCGCGCTCCATGTCTCCGACTATGAGAGAATGCGCGACGATGCGCTGCCGCGTTATGCCATTTACCAGCGCGTCCCCGCGCCGGCCGCCTCCCGGTGGCCTGTCGCGGATTTGCTCAGAGAGCGCAATCTGCATATGGACATGCTGCGCGAGAGCGGACCGCGGGCCGATGCCCATGTCGCTCGTTATGCGCTCGCCGCTTCGCTTGTCCGGTCCGGCGACATCGTTCTCGATTGCGCGTGCGGGCTCGGTTATGGCTCGGCCGTGATCGCCGCGACGACGCAAGCTTCGAAAGTCATCGGCGTTGATGTCGATGCCGGAACGGTGGCCTATGCGGCTGCGAATTACGGCGAACAAAACCTGCGCTTCGAAGTTGGAGACGCGTCCGCCCTTGTCCATATCCCGGATGCCTCCGTCGACTGCATCGTTTCGATGGAAACGATTGAGCATGTCGAGGACTGGAAAGCCGTGGCAAGGGAATTCGCCAGGGTCCTGAAGCCCGACGGGCGCCTGATTGCCAGCGTTCCGGACAGATGGATGGACGAGACCGGACACGACCCCAATCCCCACCACCACCATGTCTTCGACTGGAACAAACTGCGTGAAGGGCTGGCCGAGGATTTTGTTCTCGAAGCCCGCTATGTGCAGGCCGCGCCCGGCGGCTTCAAATGGCCGCAGACGCCGCGCCAGCTCAAGCGCATCCCTCTCGACAGCGATGTCGAAGGCGAATGGATATTGGTCGTGGCATCGGCCAACCCCTTTGCGAGGGCTGAAGACCTGCGCGCGTCATTCCGCCATCCCGCGTTCGCCGATGCCCTGTCCGTCAGTGGCGCGGCGGTTGTTGATTTCGGCGCCTATTACGACAATCCATGGCTGTACCGGACCCTGGTCCAGGTTGGCGAGCGCTTCAGCGACAACGCGGTGCTGGGCCGGCTGGCGCACTGGGTTGCCGAACATGCGCGCCCGGGATCGGCGGATCAGGGCGCCGCGCTGTGCGTCACGGGCTATCGCGTTCTCGAACATCGCCAGGCCGCGGACACCAGCGACCTGATCCGGCGCATCGAGAGCTACTGCCAGGCCACGGAGGATACGACGAACCCGCATGTGCGGCGATGGCGCATCTCGCTGGCGTTTCTGGCGGGGCGCCTGTGCGAATTGTCCGGCGCGCCGGATGACGCGCTCATATGGTTCTCGCTGGCGGCCCGGCTGGACTGGCGATCGTTCTCTCCCATCCTCGCCACCAAGACCATTGCGGCATCTTTTCATGCGGCCCGCATCGCGCTGGCGTGCAATGACGAGGCCGGAGCGCTGTCGTTCTTCCAGACCGGTTTCAACACCGCGCTTGAAGCCGCGCGCGGCAATCCCGGTGATTTTGCCGGCTCGATTGAATCACCTATTCCTTTCGGGCTCACCGAGCTTGGCGAAGTTTTGGACATGGGCAGCCAGTGTGCGGTCGCCATCGCCGCCCTTCCGCTCTGGCGGCGCGCGCCTAGCGCATTCTGGTCCCGGGTGAACGCGAAGCGCTTCGGGCTTTTGTCCTGGAACCAGGCGATCGAGCAGGAGAATGCGTCGCTTCGTCAGCAGTTGCAGAAAGCAGGCTCCCGATAGGACGGCGCCGCCGAATGTCCGGAAGCGTGCGATGGCGACGCATCTGTCGTTACATCAGTTTCATCCCCTTCAGGCTCGTATGCCCGTTCTTGCCGACATCGGTCGCAGGTCCAGTTGATAACCTGCGGCCGATAACGGCTGAATGAAAAAGTCCTATCGATGGTCGCGATCGTCGTCGCGGTTGTCGTGATCGTGTCGCGCCAGCGAGCAGATATGGCGCGAGCAAACCGACGTTGGATCTGAGAGCAAGGTATGCTTGATCGCGCCCGGTGCGCGACCTGCCGAAATACGCACCCGACCTCAATCCAATCGAACGGCCTTTCGGCAAATTCAAGGCGTTCTCCGCAAGGTCGCGACGCGAACTGTTTCGGGCCTCACGCGAGCAATTCGCTCATTCGTCTCACAACTCGGTCCGCCGCTCCTGCACTGCGTCATGAATAATCGTCGGATTTTTGGCGGAAAATCTGCAAACTCACTGCATTTCTTTCAAGCGCGCGCACTTCCCCCAAAACTAGAAATACGTGTGCGTTTTATGACGAACCTTGGGGGACATCGTGATGAGACTATCAGGTTTACGGAAAGCCTTACTCGGCGCATCTGCAAGTATCGTAGCGTTAACTACTGTCCAGGCAGCCGACCTTCCTGCTAAGGCAAAACCCATCGAGTACGTAAAAATCTGCTCACTGTACGGCACGGGCTTCTATTACATTCCAGGCACCGAGACCTGCATCCGGATCGCCGGCATCGTGCGCATCGATACTGCGATCCATGGAGGCATCTACGACACTCCGTATTGGCAAGGCGGAGCAACTGGTGCGGGTCAGTACAACAAAGACTACTTTCAGACGCGCTCGCGCTTGAACCTGTTCCTCGACACGCGCACCGCCACCGATTATGGCGTTGTTCGCGCCGTGGGCGGGCTGGCGTTCGACTGGACGCGCGGCCGTGAAAATATCGCAGGCGGCTACGTTGAAAGCGACTATCTCTTCGTTCAGTTCGCTGGTTTCACCATTGGTAAGGCTGTCTCACAGTTCGATCCGCAGTGGGCGCTAGCAAAACCCTACATTGCCTCCGGCTTTCTTGCCGGCTCGAACAATGCGACCGGCATAAACCAGTTGGCCTATACGGCGTCGTTCGGCAGCGGTGCCTCGGCGACGATTTCCCTTGAAGACGGAGTGCCATATCGATCGGCGGGTGTGGTCAATACATCGCAACCGTTCTTGGGGCCTTTTGGAGTCAACATCTCTGGTTATCTTCTCGCCCCGACCTATGGAACCGTCGCTAATACCTTTGTCGGCAATGCTCAAACCGGGGATCACGTCCCAGATATCGTTGGTAACCTGCGGTTCGACCAAGCGTGGGGCACGGCGCATGTCGCGGTTGCAGCCCATGAGGTGCACGGAACCTACTATACGCCATCGAACAGCGACACAGGGCATCCAAGCTCGACTTGGGGCTACGCGGTTAGCGGCGCGTTTGAACTGAAGAACCTCCCAACGGGCGTCGGCGACAGCTTGAAAGTGGAAGCGACTTTCGCCAACGGCGCACCCAAATATGTGTTCGGCGGAGCTTGGGATGCTTATGGCGCCGGCCGATTTGCTGTCGCAAACGGCGGCACCATGGCATTCGGTTATATTCTTGACGGTGTGTATTCGGGTACCAGTTCTCTGAACGGAAGCGGGATTTCGAAGACCGACTCTTGGGACGTGAGCGCGTTCTATGAACATTATTGGACTCCTCAATGGCGCACCTCGGTCTTTGCGTCCTACAGCCACATTGCTTACGGTTCGGCCGGCAATGCGGCGCTGTTGGTTGCCTTCAATGGACCTGTCGTCACGGCAAACAGCATTGCACCGGGTAGCAAGCTCTCCGGCAATTTTGACCTCAATGTCGCTCAGATCGGCACGCGGACAGCGTGGAGCCCGGTCAAGGATCTGACCCTGGCAGCAGAGTTCTACTACACTCGGATGGATCAGAACTTTACGGGCACAATCAATGTGGTCGGTGTCCCCGGCTACGCAGGCGCATCGCCGTTTGTGCTCAGGGATCAGAATCTTTACAATGGTGGATTTCAGGTCCAGCGAAGTTTCTGAGCCAGCAAGGAAGAACCTCGCTCCACCTCCACGATGGTCATCCGCAATGCCCTGCGGAGGACCATCTTTTTTTGACGTCAGCATCAAGCTGGTCCAGCAGCGATCGCTTCGTCACTCGGCTCGCGGTTCCCTGAACTGAAGATGAGGTTCGCCGCTTTCAGCACTGGCCCGGTGCCACTGTGGGCGTTACGCATTGAAGAGAGTCCGCCCTGCCGACATGGGCCGCGACGGTGGTTGCCTTTGAGACATTGGGCACTGATCGGGATTGGCGAGCACAGCGCCCACACGACGCGCTATGATTCAGCGCAGATTTTTGACAATGGCAGCGACATCTCTCCACCTCGTATGAAAATCCCTCGCCGGACAGGAGGCCACCCTCACAACGAACCTGTGTTTCGTTTTACGCGCAGAGGTAAAGTGCTCGCCTGGTACCGTTAGGCCCGCCGCCGGCTGGGTGGACAGCCCGCGGAGCCGGAGTACCTGCTCTCTGCTTACGTGTTGCGATCCGTTGAGTTACAAGCTTTTTGCGCTATGGCTAGGCGTGCTCGCCGCAGGCATAGGCAATCGCCACAAGCGCGATTTCCGTCATGCACAAACCGGAGGGCGTCGGTGTTTCCAGGGCCGCTCCGCCTCAAGCTGTGCGGCAAGACGAAACAATGTCGCTTCGTCGCCAAAGCGGGCCGCAAACATCATACCGAGTGGGAGTCCCTCGGCAGACCATCCAAGCGGCACCGACATCGCCGGCTGACCTGAAATGTTGAACATACTCGTGCCAGGGCAGAGTCGACGCATCATGCCTCGAACGGCCATCAGATCTCGCTCATTTGCCATCGTGTTGAGCTCGCCGATCCGCAGTGGCGGCGAACAAAGCGTCGGCGAGAGAAATACGTCACACGTCGTGA is drawn from Bradyrhizobium prioriisuperbiae and contains these coding sequences:
- a CDS encoding endonuclease/exonuclease/phosphatase family protein; the protein is MRLAAFNLENLFDRAKAMNGDTWSEGKPILTRFAKLNALLGEFSYSTAAKREMVKLMIDLGLEKADTGPFVILRRNRGGLLKRPRGGGLEIIADARADWVGSLELRNEPIDESSMRNTARVLSDLDADVIGVVEVESRPALREFNELIIPAVNGTPFRHVMVIDGNDDRGIDVGLLCRKGFPIGMMRSHVDDENRKGEPVFSRDCPEYYIATPKQNRMVVLVNHLKSKGYGSAESSNERRRAQAARVKEVYEGLAKAGETFIAVIGDFNDTPDSEPLHPLLAETTLKDAFDHPSFDDGGFPGTYGACDAKNKIDYLLLSPQLFAKVTKGGVLRKGMWPGVRPKKWDVYDEVKEKSDAASDHAAVWVDLDI
- a CDS encoding class I SAM-dependent methyltransferase; the encoded protein is MLRESGPRADAHVARYALAASLVRSGDIVLDCACGLGYGSAVIAATTQASKVIGVDVDAGTVAYAAANYGEQNLRFEVGDASALVHIPDASVDCIVSMETIEHVEDWKAVAREFARVLKPDGRLIASVPDRWMDETGHDPNPHHHHVFDWNKLREGLAEDFVLEARYVQAAPGGFKWPQTPRQLKRIPLDSDVEGEWILVVASANPFARAEDLRASFRHPAFADALSVSGAAVVDFGAYYDNPWLYRTLVQVGERFSDNAVLGRLAHWVAEHARPGSADQGAALCVTGYRVLEHRQAADTSDLIRRIESYCQATEDTTNPHVRRWRISLAFLAGRLCELSGAPDDALIWFSLAARLDWRSFSPILATKTIAASFHAARIALACNDEAGALSFFQTGFNTALEAARGNPGDFAGSIESPIPFGLTELGEVLDMGSQCAVAIAALPLWRRAPSAFWSRVNAKRFGLLSWNQAIEQENASLRQQLQKAGSR
- a CDS encoding porin, which codes for MRLSGLRKALLGASASIVALTTVQAADLPAKAKPIEYVKICSLYGTGFYYIPGTETCIRIAGIVRIDTAIHGGIYDTPYWQGGATGAGQYNKDYFQTRSRLNLFLDTRTATDYGVVRAVGGLAFDWTRGRENIAGGYVESDYLFVQFAGFTIGKAVSQFDPQWALAKPYIASGFLAGSNNATGINQLAYTASFGSGASATISLEDGVPYRSAGVVNTSQPFLGPFGVNISGYLLAPTYGTVANTFVGNAQTGDHVPDIVGNLRFDQAWGTAHVAVAAHEVHGTYYTPSNSDTGHPSSTWGYAVSGAFELKNLPTGVGDSLKVEATFANGAPKYVFGGAWDAYGAGRFAVANGGTMAFGYILDGVYSGTSSLNGSGISKTDSWDVSAFYEHYWTPQWRTSVFASYSHIAYGSAGNAALLVAFNGPVVTANSIAPGSKLSGNFDLNVAQIGTRTAWSPVKDLTLAAEFYYTRMDQNFTGTINVVGVPGYAGASPFVLRDQNLYNGGFQVQRSF